The following proteins come from a genomic window of Ailuropoda melanoleuca isolate Jingjing chromosome 2, ASM200744v2, whole genome shotgun sequence:
- the LOC117801041 gene encoding hydroxymethylglutaryl-CoA synthase, mitochondrial-like, whose amino-acid sequence MENVYDFYKPDAATEYPIVDGKLSIQCYLRALDRCYTLYRQKIQNQWKQAGIDRPFTLDDLQFMIFHTPFCKMVQKSLARLMFNDFLSASSDTQTSLYKELEAFRGLTLEETYTNKDMDKALQKASLDTFNKKTKGSLYLSTHNGNTYTSSLYGCLASLLSRYSAQDLAGSRIGAFSYGSGLAASFFSFRVSKDASPGSPLEKLVSSMSDLPKRLASRKRMSPQEFTEIMDQREQFYHKVNFSPPGDTSSLFPGTWYLERVDELYRRKYARRPV is encoded by the exons ATGGAGAACGTATATGACTTCTACAAACCAGATGCAGCTACAGAGTACCCAATAGTGGATGGGAAGCTCTCCATCCAGTGCTACCTACGGGCCTTGGACAGATGTTACACATTATACCGTCAAAAAATCCAGAACCAGTGGAAACAAG CTGGCATCGATCGGCCTTTCACTCTTGATGACTTACAGTTTATGATCTTTCACACGCCCTTCTGCAAAATGGTCCAGAAATCCCTGGCTCGCCTGATGTTCAATGACTTCCTGTCAGCCAGCAGCGACACGCAGACCAGCCTCTATAAGGAGCTGGAGGCCTTCAG GGGGCTAACACTGGAGGAAACCTACACCAACAAGGACATGGATAAAGCACTTCAAAAGGCCTCCCTGGACACGTTCAACAAGAAAACCAAGGGCTCCCTTTACCTCTCCACTCACAACGGGAATACATACACCTCATCCTTATATGGGTGTCTGGCCTCCCTTCTGTCCCG GTATTCTGCCCAAGACTTGGCTGGTTCCAGGATTGGAGCCTTCTCTTATGGCTCTGGCTTGGCAGCAAGTTTTTTTTCATTTCGAGTGTCCAAGGATGCTTCTCCAG gATCCCCCCTGGAGAAGCTGGTGTCTAGTATGTCAGACCTGCCAAAACGCCTTGCCTCCCGGAAGCGTATGTCTCCTCAGGAATTCACAGAAATAATGGACCAAAGAGAACAATTCTACCATAAGG TGAATTTCTCACCACCTGGCGACACGAGCAGTCTTTTCCCCGGCACGTGGTACCTGGAGCGAGTGGATGAGCTGTATCGCCGGAAGTACGCCCGGCGACCAGTCTAA